Below is a genomic region from Echinicola rosea.
AATTAATGCTGACTTCATGCTAAATGACACAGGCAGGACCATCCGACTTATCAAACACGGCATCCAAGGCGAAATCACTGTAAATGGTATCAACTATAACCAACCCATGCCTGGGAATCCCCAGTTGACCAACTTGGAAATTGCTGAAATAGCCACTTATATTTATACGGTCTTTGGAAACCAGGAAAAACGGGTTGAAGTCAGTCAGGTGAAAAAATACTTAAAAGTCGATTGAGGCCTCTACAAATCCTTTTTCCTAACGGAACAACCTACCTGAACCAAATCCTGTCTGATCGATCAGAAGGACCTTGCTTCTTCCAATGCTTCTGTAATATCTTCATTTACTTTGACCACTTTATTTTTCTGGTCCTCAAGGTAAGCAATTACCTGCTCCGTCTCCATCCCTTCAAAATCCACTTTGTACTGCCGCATCCATACAAACATTCCCTCGTAAGCATCCTCTAGCTTTTTGGCCACTTTGCGCATCTCATCGGCCTTAGCTTTGTTTTTAGCCGAATCAGCAGCCATTATCTTTCCTGAGGCTGCCATTAGTCGCTTTTGTTCTTCCTTAATCTTTCCCATGAGCGGCATCACTTCATCATGGATCCCCAAAACTTCTCCCTTAAGTTTATCCACTTCCTTTTGGTGACCATTACACGAGACCAGTATTCCCGTAACAAAAACCAATACAATTATTTTCCAATATATCTTCATAACCTGCATTTGTAGCTTTATAATTTGGCTATTCAAAAATCACACCAACCCATCTTAAAACACAAAAGTCACATTTTTTATTTAAAAACCAACATAAAACCACAAACACTTTCATTGGAATTATGTGCTGTTTCATCTTTTCGGCTTTATACTACTCCTAGATCAATAAATGACTATTCTTAAAAGAATACCTCCTTTAGTAGTAAAAACATAACCGTAACCCTTATTTTTACGGGGCGTGTCCATCGCCATATCCTATGGCCCTATGAACACGACAATTTCAGGAAAAACCATCAATGCTAACAAAGAATTTATGAAGCCATTTTGTTTTGCCGGGGACAATATCGTTGACAGCGAGAAAGCAAGTCTCCACCCACTGGACATTGGACTGATCAGAGGTTATGCGGTTTTTGATTTTTTCAGAACAGTTGATTACGTTCCATTATTTTTGGAAGACTACCTGGATCGCTTTGTCCAATCGGCAGCCAAGGCCCACCTACACCTCCCGTTTGACGAAAACCAATTAAAGCGCATTGTTTTGGAACTGATAGAAAAGAACGACCTCAAGCAGGGGGGGATTAGAATGATCCTGTCCGGAGGTGTGGCTGAAAATCATTTTTCTCCAGACCATGGAAGTCTATTCATATTCTGTGAGGAGCTGCTAATGCCGTCCAATGAAAAATACAGCAAAGGTGTCCATCTTTTGACCGCTGAATATATCCGGCCGATCCCTGAAATCAAAACGACCAATTACGCTCTTCCTGTCTATCTCAGTGCCAACTGGAAAGCCAATGGTGCAGAAGATGTTTTGTACTACGCCAATGGGGTGGTATCCGAAAGTTCCAGAAGCAATGTCTTCATCGTGAAAAAGGATGTTATCAGCACACCCCAGTCCAATATCCTTAAGGGGATCACCCGAAAAAACATCTTGGAACTCGCCCCACACACTCAGATCCGGGACATCACACTGGAGGAGGTCATGGCGGCAGATGAAGTGTTCATGAGTAGTACCACAAAGCGGATTTTACCCATCACCAAAATCGATCACAAACCTATTGGTACCGGAGAGGTGGGTAAGCACACCCTGCGATTAATGGACCTCTTCAAAAATATGGAAAACGAAAAAGCCCTCTGAGAGGGCCTTTTCTTTTACATTACCAACTCGGCATCGGTCAATATGTACATTAATTTTTCCGGGTCTTTGGCATTTAGCTTCAATGTGCCCTTTACTTTGACACGCTTGGAAGTATATTCGATGGGATCCGCCATCATCACCTCCATGACCGTTTCTGGCCCACCTGAACCACAAAAAAAGCACTCGGCCAAAGGCAAAGAGGATAAAATGATGTGCTCAGGCTTAAACATCCCCTCGAATGGTATGATATAACCTTCCGCTGAAACTTCCTCACCTTCCAGCTCCTGAATATCCTCGCTAAAGACGGGAAGGTAAAGCTCCCCATACTCATCTTCCCCAACCTCATAGGTTACTCCTGTCAATGTCTTCCATACATTGTCATCCTGCGCCTTGCTGACTCCGCAAATAGCCATCAGCCCTACTGCAATTACGCTAATTTTTAATCTCATGGTATTGTATTAATCTCTATGTTATTTCGTCAGTTGCTTGGCAATATCCGTATGATACGCGCCCGTGGCGGGTATCAATGAAGCGGCGACCCCAACGGCCACGGCATATAC
It encodes:
- a CDS encoding c-type cytochrome translates to MVRNTLKWILAWCFALFFVTVACKSDNKNDDGLISLNEIEDIKTRQYAIEGQLLYAKYCANCHQKEGNGLGKLIPPLINADFMLNDTGRTIRLIKHGIQGEITVNGINYNQPMPGNPQLTNLEIAEIATYIYTVFGNQEKRVEVSQVKKYLKVD
- a CDS encoding aminotransferase class IV — encoded protein: MNTTISGKTINANKEFMKPFCFAGDNIVDSEKASLHPLDIGLIRGYAVFDFFRTVDYVPLFLEDYLDRFVQSAAKAHLHLPFDENQLKRIVLELIEKNDLKQGGIRMILSGGVAENHFSPDHGSLFIFCEELLMPSNEKYSKGVHLLTAEYIRPIPEIKTTNYALPVYLSANWKANGAEDVLYYANGVVSESSRSNVFIVKKDVISTPQSNILKGITRKNILELAPHTQIRDITLEEVMAADEVFMSSTTKRILPITKIDHKPIGTGEVGKHTLRLMDLFKNMENEKAL